DNA sequence from the Chryseobacterium indicum genome:
ATTTTCTTCATACTGAAAACCGTCCAGATAATCTGTTACAGTACTCGTTTCTATATTTGTTTTTCCTGAGCCATACGTATATATTTTTTTCAATTTTATACCATCCGCCCTGTATGTATATCGGGTATTCACATTATAATCTACAAACATTCCTGAAAATCTGGGAACAAGGTTTCTCGATCTTACCATAAGGGATTTTAATGCAAGAAAAGCCTATAAATAAGTTTTGCTTTACTATAAAACACAAAACCCACCGCATTGCGGTGGGTTCTTTATTATTGCTCACGGATTATAAATCCGCGAGATCAGGATTAATCATCAATAACTACACTTTTCCAAACAGTTTTACAGCTATCTTTCCATTCTTTAGGAAAAGTTTTATCATTTAATATACTTTTAGGTATTGAAACAAACTTTAATTTTTTAGGATTTTTCCCTTTTTGTAAGATATAGAAAAATGGAGAATTTTTATGTTTTAGAATACTATCACCAATGTCTACAAGCTTATTATTTTCTATTCCTAACAGAACTAAAGTATCTGATTTTTTATACCTTGAAATTTTTGCATGTGTTAAAAGACCCTTTCTAACCGCAACTTTTTTCTTTATTTTACCATATATTTCAGTTTTAATGTCTGTAATAATAAATTTATTCTCATTTTTAGGAAAATAAAGGAATAAAAACAACATGAATCCTGTAGCAAATAATATCAACACAAGATATATTAAGTCTCTTTTTTTCATTTTAGAAAACTTTTTTTAATATTTTATAATTTGACCAAAATACTTTCCCTCCCATCTCTCCATATGCAGCACCATTAGATATTGTAACCCAAGTTGTTTTACTTTTTTGTCCTGGCCATAATTCTCCATCATTTGTTCTATTACCCCAAGATTTTGAATATCCCCAAACTCCAACTCCAAAACCATGACCTGAAGATTTTCCAGCATAACCAGCAGCATTAAAGTTATCTTTTAATTCTTTATCAACGAACTTTGCATAAAACTTACTAACGCCAATAGATGCTTCAAATCCAGTATTTCCTCCAGTATATCCATAAACATAGCCACTTCCAGCATCACCTCCAGCCATAAAATAAACAAATGCAAGTCCTCCATTTGGTCCTCCTCCCAGTGTAGCACTATAATCTAAACTAAATCCGACAGCATGTGCCCCCATCTTTTCATAATCCTCCAAATTAACTGTCATTGGGTTTCCAATTTCTATATCTGTATCAATTTTTACGTCTTTGTAAACAGTCTTGGATAAAATTCGGTACATAATATGTCCCTTTCTATTTCTAATGATGATGTCATGAGGATCAGTATCTCCATAACCTGAAAAATCTATTCCTTTGAAATAATTTCCTGAACCGGCGAAATCATCAAAAGATATTGCACCATTCTGGCTTACTTTTACGGCAACTTCATAAGAAACACCGTTTCTTACAAAGGAATCAATATTATCTTTAGCACTAGCGCTACTTCCTCCACCACCGCCACCGGAACGAACTTTCATTTGTCCGAAGAAATCACCAATGCCGTCACCACCGCCTTGCATACCTGCTCCTACGTGACTTCCACTAGCATAAACCCACCAAAGAGAACCTTCCGGCGCAACTTTGTACATGATATTTGCTTGTTCATCATCCCACGACTTTGGCTTCCTACCATCGGGATCAATATTACTCACAGGGTTATTATAGGCATAAGTATACGGAGAATATCTTCTCATCTGTTCCGCAAGCGGATCTATCACGCCCCATCTTGCAATATCGCTCATATACATTCTAGCCCCGTAATCGCTCCATCCGGTTTCCTTCTGCAATTCCTTCCCGTTGTACTGGTAGCTGTATGCCGGATTTCCTGTCGTCTGGTTATATCCTTCATGCTTCATCCCAAAAGGGTAGAAGTTGTTTTCTTCAAGAACTTCTGCGCTGCCATTGGTGTTTTTAAAGTAGCTTACTCTAATATTCCCCAAATGGTCTGTATAGCTGTAAATATACTGATTTTTTTCGAAATCGTAATATCCTTCCGCAGTAGGGACAAATTTTAAAGTGGCAGCAACCGGAGTTGAATTGATCTGTTTAGATTCATACTGAAAACCATTTAAATAATCTGTGGTAACAGTTTCCTGTCCGGATCCGGCAGGGTTTTTATGAACATACATTTTTCGGAGCTTCTCTCCTGATGCGCTATACTGATAAAAAGCACGGATATTTACCGGGCGGGAAAGAACTCTTGGAATATAAGTCTGATTAAATATCAATAGACTCGGCTGGTTCAGGAAATTATAATCGATCTGTAAAACCCCTTTATCTGCATGGCTGATCATATTTCCATTATCATCATAAGAAATGGCAGCTCCGGAGGTATCGGGATACCCACTGTAGTTGGTGGAGCTGTCGGTAACGGAGTTCAGCCTGTTTCCGGTGTAGGTGTAGGTAAGGTCATCTATCCGCAGCGCTGTTCCGGCACTTCCTTTGGTAAACCTCTGCAGAGAAAGAATGTTGGAGTTCATGTCATACGTCACCGATTCGTTGTAGAAATTACTTGGCGGCAGAGAGGTTTCAGGCTCGGAATAAATTCCTTTTTTCAGCCTGTTCAGGGCATCATACTGGTAATTGTATCTTCTTTTTACTCCGTCTGTTGCGGTTTTCCAGGTTACCTCTGCAATATTGCCGTTGTATTTCCCTGTCGAGCTGCCGGTATTTTCAGGATTGAAGTATTTCAGCTCGTACCCGAAGAGCTTTGTGCCCAGATTGGCAGGATCGTTCACTTTGGTGAGTGCGCCACGGACATCGTAGGTATAGTCTATGCTTTGCAGGTTGTTGCCCACCTTCTTACCGGTAAGCTGGGAAAGCTCGTTGTAGCTGTTTTCGGCAAGAAGCTCCTGTGGCTGGCTGTTCACCTGGTGCCATATTTTTTTCACCCTGTTCTGGGGATCGTACTCAAAAACCTGGGAAATCACCTTTTCGGTATCGGTATCCAGCCTTTTGTGGTAGGTTTTCGTCTGCTTGGTCACTCCTGCAAAATCCAGCTCAGATTCTGTTTTTGTATATCCTCCGAGATGATTGACGGAGTAGGAAGAAACCGCCCTTGCCTTATCATCGTAGTACACATAGCTTTTCGTCCAGTTATTGTCCTCAATATTTTTCACCAGGCTCATGGTCGGCAGGGCTTTGGTGCTGATGGGGGCATTCTGGGCATCGGTAATAATGCCTTTGCCCATTACCGTTGCCGGAAATGCCGGATTGAAGCTGTACACAGGATAGGTATCGTAGTAATTAACAGTCAGTACCTTAATTCCCGCAGACGGAAAGGCATCCTGCGAATAGAAAATATCCATTCCGTCGGAAGAGAAGGAAGCCGACGTTCTGGTTTCGTTGTTTCCGGGATTGGCAGAAAGTGCATTCACATAATTCTGTACTGTTGTCCGGGTATCTGCAGAAGGGTAGAAGCCCGTGTAGGCCACCCTCCCGAATTTATCGTATTTGGTAAACATCCATCCCTGTGCAGAGAAGGAGGAGCTTTTGGCAGTTCTCAGGTTGGCATCCTGCGTCATGATCACCCGGTCCTGCTGATCGTAGACCATGTACTCCCATCCTTTTCCGGGTACTTTTTTCTCCACGAGTTTTCCCATCCCGTCATAACGGTACTGGTAACAGAGGTTGTCCAGAGTGGTCTGATCGAGTGTGGTATTCACTGCCAGCGGCGGGATCACATAGGCAAGCTGCCCGTATTCGTTGTACAGGTAATAGGTATCCACATCCTGAGTCCCGTCATTTTTCCTTACCAGAATGGTCTGTCCTTCGCCGTTGGTAAATTCGGTGGTGGTATTTCCGTCCGGATCTGTTACCGAAGATTTCATGAGCTGGTTGGCAGCATATGGAGCCGCCGCTGAGATCTGGGAATCGGTTCTTCCGTCCGTCCACGCGGTCGTGAGGACATATTTCTTCACTTCGCCGTCTGCATTGGTATCATATCCCAGGTTTACAGGCTTCAGCGTCCACGCAGTTCCTGTGGAAACCACCTGCTTTACCCTGTTGGTATAAACATTGTCATAGATCTTTTCGGAATAGATCCTTTCGGTTCCGTAGGCGGCGGGAACTGCGTCTAAAGGAGCGCTGTAAAAAGCGCCTTCTGAGGTTCCGGCCTGGGGAACCGGCAGGTAATCTTTCACCTGTTTTCCTACGCTGTTGTATTCTACAGGGGTTACCATATCTCTTCCGAGCGGGGTGGCTTTAATGGCTACGGACTGTACGGGTCTTCCGAGTCCGTCGAAATACTGCACGGCTTCGGCTTTCTTCACGCAGTCTGCATCGAGGCAGGTTTTGGTATAGATGAAGTTCTTATCCGTGCTTAAACCGTTTTGCGCCAAAGCGGCACCGGAAAAAAGAAGCATAAACAGGGAAGCATACTTCACGGCTGAATTTTCTTTTCGTTCGATTATATTTTTTATCATCATGATCAGTTTTTATAGTTGTATTTATACTCCTGTAATGTTTTTCCGGCGGCATCGGTGGTTTTGATCAGCCGGTTGGCAGCGTCATACACATTCACGGTTCTGATCCCGTTGGCTGAAATGGAACTGGTAACTCCCACCATCGGGTCATACGTTGTTGCCGTTACGGTATAGTTCTGCAATGCAGGATCTTTACGCAGGTTGTCAAGAGCCGTTACCAGCTGCGGCTCCAGGGCAGGATTGTCACGGTCTGCATTGGAAGCGTTAACGGCAGCCGTTACCGTAGCCAGTGAAGAGACCTGTGCATACGTGGCTCCGGTAATCACCGCAATCGGCTGGGTCTGGTAATAGCCCCAGATCGTGGTTACCGGGATCCCGTTTTTGCCCGTGGTCTGCACCAGATTTCCTTTGCTGTCGTACACATCCAGCGTAGAAGCGGTGACCGGGGTCTGGGTCTGCATATTATACGAGATAACCGATGTAGGATAAAGATGAGAAGCATCATCAAATTTAGTTTCAGCTTTTCCTACCAGCTTTCCGTTCTTTTTGGTAGAGGTTTCCAGAGGGATGTTCACCATATTGGCTGTCAGAAGTTTCTGTATCCCCTTATCCTCAGGATACAGGAAGGTTTTTTCCACAATGCTTCCGTCGGGAAGGGTTTCTTTGGTATAGGTAACGTTGTTGTACTTATCCTCGGTATTGGTTTCGGAACTACTTACTAATTTTTTAGATGTTCCCGAAACATAAGTTTCTGTTACTGAACTTTGTTTTGAGATATTAATCTTTTTAGCATTATTGGTTCCATCCAGAATATTAGCAATAGGAACTTCCTTGAACTGGTATGCTATTTCGGTTTTCTGTAAAGGCAGATTCGCGGCATTAAAATCTTCTTTCCTTTCAAGAATTCCCATTGTACGCAGATAAGCATCCATTTCATGATCCTTAGACGAATATGAGGGGGTAATTCCCGGGGTTATAGCATAGGGATCTTTATAATAATATTTTGAGTAGTTACCATCAATCATGTTGGTTACTTTAATATTCGTATAGCCGATAGGTTTAACCTCTTTTCGGAATTCGTCCATGTACGAAATATCCATATTATCATCTAATACTACTCCGCTTGACCGGAGGGCATTGTCGAAAACATTGTATTCATATTTTGTATAGCTCACAGGAGCAGAAGATCCGGTATTAAAATTTTTAATGCTTTTAATGCGCAAACCGTGTCCGTAATCATTTTCATCAATACGGTTCTTTTTAAAGGCATACAATTCTATCGTTCCCTGGCTTTTCCCCTGAAAAGTAAAGGTAAGCGTACCTTCACTTTCAAACTTATACATATTCTGACAGTAGCTTGTATTGTTGGCAGCATCAGGATAATCATAAGGTTGGGGCTCAACTCCATTTATATAAAGAGTATATGTTGGCGGTGTCCCATGGGGTCCTGAAGGTCCATAAGCAAAAGCTTCCACCTTCACCGCAGCAACTTTATAATCACCGGGAACTGTAAAAGGAGCAGGATATTCTCCAGGCTCGGTTCTGTAGGTAATGGTCTGAATTTTTTCGAAAGGGTAGTTATCATAGTAATTGGATGGAGCAGACGCATCAGCTCCGTGATAAAGGGACTGGGATTCAAATTCATATTCTGTTCTTCCTCCTGAAGGCAGGATAATGCTTTTTAAAGCACCAAAGCTACAGACATTTCTATTCCTTCCTTCGGGACTGTGTAATATTCCATTGTCAAAATCACAATATTGAAATGAATTGACATATCCGAAACTGTCATAGGTATTATAAAATGGTAATGGGACATCATCATTATATTCAAACCTTGTTTTCTGAATCTGGATATTATTTTTATCAAGATTGATCAATCCTGTTAAATTGTCCAGAGGTCTTTCAAAAGCATACTGATTCATGACAGCCCCTCGTGTATCTTTAAGCACAAGCTTATCCAAAATATACCAGTCTCTGTCGCTATTGTCAGTTAGTAAAGGAGCAGCACCATTGTGTTTGTATATATATTCTATGCTTCCGATACCGTTAACCGTAATTTTTTTGATCTTATTCTGTTGTAAAGTTCCTGCTGGATAACCTATTTGTTGTGTTCTGGTTTCATATTCAATATTGGCAACTTCATCATTTTTAACATTGAATATTTTGGTGAGTAAAAAACCACTGTTTGTATATTTTTGATTACTGCTTATCCCTCCGATAATCATTTTATTAATATTCACTTTATCGAATAAATAAGTATTTCCTTTTGTATCTTTAATGGTAAAAGACTTTATTTTCCCTTCATTAGTATCTTTAATAAACGTGATCTTATCATTGGCAGGAGAGGTATGTACTGCTTCCAATTCGTGAGAAACACTATCTTCAGTAATAAAAAACTTTCCACTTCCTCCCGGATAATTGTAATAATAGACATCAGAAGATGCCGGCTTAAAAGCTGTTGATTTTGTATAATCTTCCGCGATACGGGTTTTGCTTCTCACAATGCTTCCAACAGTGGAAAGATTCCACCCTTTACCTACATCACTAATCAGGCTGGATGCCGCGAGGCTTTCTGTTGTATAACTTATAGACAGGTTAATCCCGACTCCCGTTGTTGGAATATCAAGATTAAAAATCGGAATTCCTATATTGGGAATTCCCTGAAATATATTGGCATCTCCGTTGGTTACATAATCGTATTTCTGAAGACCGATCTTTTCCTGCCCTGAAATATGGATATTTCCCAGCATGGCTGCCAAAAATACGGCGCTTACTATTATCTTTCTCATTTTTCTTATTTTTTAATCAATTTGGCATTCGCCGTTTTGTCATTGGTTTTCACTACTACCAGATACGCCCCCTGAATCAGCGGCTGGGTATTGATCTTGGTGACCTTATTTTTTGTTTTTACCGTTTCAAGCTTTCTTCCACCCATATCATACACCGCAATCTCCGCTTCAAACGCGCCTTCTCTCAAGCCCTCAAACCCAAGCTCCACATACACATAATCCGTTACCGGGTTCGGGTAGATCCTGATGTCCTGCTTTTCGATCAGCTGGTCAACCTGTTTGTCACCCAGCTTTACGATCTTCCAGTTTTCTTTTCCCAGCTCCTCTGCGCTGGTTCCTGCGAGTACAATCGATCCGTCACGGTTCAGCTTAATATCAGATAATCTCTCTTCTTTTTTTCTGGATTCTCCTTTCACGTGCTTTCTCCACTGCTCGTTTCCGTTCTGGTCGAGATACAGCATCCAGAAAGTCTCATCATCATTTTCAATCCTGCCTTCCGCCTGTGTGTAACCGCCCAAGAGAATTCCCTTAGACTTCCCGCTTCCGTCTTCCTGCTTCCCGGCAATGATACTCATCCCCATCAGAACATCGCGGTTCTTGAAGCTGTAGGATTTCTGCCAGAGTTCTTCGCCCCTTTCATCAATGGAGAGTAACCAAAGGTCGGTTCCTTCTTCAATACCAACGGATTTGTTTCCCGATCTTTCCGATCTGGATTCCCCTCCGATCAGGTAGCCTGTTGAAGTAAGGGCCAGTGTTCTTAGATGATCATCGCCCTTTCCTCCGAAATTCTTTTCCCATTCCACTTTTCCGTCTTTCGAAAGTTTCACGATCCAGTAATCGCCTTCGCCAAAATTTTCTGTCTGCTTGGCTTTACTTCCAGCCTCTGCCTTCCCGCTTCCTGCCAAAGCCCCGCTTCTCGAATATATCCCTAACAAGGCTCCCCCGTCTTTGGTGGGAATCATTTTTTCCACTTCATCCAGACCTTTACCTCCTAATACCAATTGGGATAATTCCTTCCCGTTTTTATCCAGCCGTACCACCAGAACATCTTTGGAGCCATAACCCATCATTTTCGCATCCTGAGCCTGTTTACCCTGAGCGGAGCCGAAGGGAAGGGTTGTATTTCCTGCTACAAAGAATCCCATATCCGTGGTCTGAATCACCGCCCGTGCTTCTTCATCCGCAGCTCTGCCTATGGTTTTCTGCCATAATTCATCCCCAAATTCGTTGATT
Encoded proteins:
- a CDS encoding T9SS type A sorting domain-containing protein yields the protein MKKLSMSVFTLCSILGVYAQEVVWQKDIRSSTQDFLSQVTTTIDQQYLITGSSIHPDNNQPASDNKKQNNGYDFHLVKLNQQGEEVWEKYFSGKNHDFLSATVNTQEGGFLLAGSSYSGKGLDKKDDSKGGSDFWLIRINEFGDELWQKTIGRAADEEARAVIQTTDMGFFVAGNTTLPFGSAQGKQAQDAKMMGYGSKDVLVVRLDKNGKELSQLVLGGKGLDEVEKMIPTKDGGALLGIYSRSGALAGSGKAEAGSKAKQTENFGEGDYWIVKLSKDGKVEWEKNFGGKGDDHLRTLALTSTGYLIGGESRSERSGNKSVGIEEGTDLWLLSIDERGEELWQKSYSFKNRDVLMGMSIIAGKQEDGSGKSKGILLGGYTQAEGRIENDDETFWMLYLDQNGNEQWRKHVKGESRKKEERLSDIKLNRDGSIVLAGTSAEELGKENWKIVKLGDKQVDQLIEKQDIRIYPNPVTDYVYVELGFEGLREGAFEAEIAVYDMGGRKLETVKTKNKVTKINTQPLIQGAYLVVVKTNDKTANAKLIKK
- a CDS encoding DUF6443 domain-containing protein, yielding MIKNIIERKENSAVKYASLFMLLFSGAALAQNGLSTDKNFIYTKTCLDADCVKKAEAVQYFDGLGRPVQSVAIKATPLGRDMVTPVEYNSVGKQVKDYLPVPQAGTSEGAFYSAPLDAVPAAYGTERIYSEKIYDNVYTNRVKQVVSTGTAWTLKPVNLGYDTNADGEVKKYVLTTAWTDGRTDSQISAAAPYAANQLMKSSVTDPDGNTTTEFTNGEGQTILVRKNDGTQDVDTYYLYNEYGQLAYVIPPLAVNTTLDQTTLDNLCYQYRYDGMGKLVEKKVPGKGWEYMVYDQQDRVIMTQDANLRTAKSSSFSAQGWMFTKYDKFGRVAYTGFYPSADTRTTVQNYVNALSANPGNNETRTSASFSSDGMDIFYSQDAFPSAGIKVLTVNYYDTYPVYSFNPAFPATVMGKGIITDAQNAPISTKALPTMSLVKNIEDNNWTKSYVYYDDKARAVSSYSVNHLGGYTKTESELDFAGVTKQTKTYHKRLDTDTEKVISQVFEYDPQNRVKKIWHQVNSQPQELLAENSYNELSQLTGKKVGNNLQSIDYTYDVRGALTKVNDPANLGTKLFGYELKYFNPENTGSSTGKYNGNIAEVTWKTATDGVKRRYNYQYDALNRLKKGIYSEPETSLPPSNFYNESVTYDMNSNILSLQRFTKGSAGTALRIDDLTYTYTGNRLNSVTDSSTNYSGYPDTSGAAISYDDNGNMISHADKGVLQIDYNFLNQPSLLIFNQTYIPRVLSRPVNIRAFYQYSASGEKLRKMYVHKNPAGSGQETVTTDYLNGFQYESKQINSTPVAATLKFVPTAEGYYDFEKNQYIYSYTDHLGNIRVSYFKNTNGSAEVLEENNFYPFGMKHEGYNQTTGNPAYSYQYNGKELQKETGWSDYGARMYMSDIARWGVIDPLAEQMRRYSPYTYAYNNPVSNIDPDGRKPKSWDDEQANIMYKVAPEGSLWWVYASGSHVGAGMQGGGDGIGDFFGQMKVRSGGGGGGSSASAKDNIDSFVRNGVSYEVAVKVSQNGAISFDDFAGSGNYFKGIDFSGYGDTDPHDIIIRNRKGHIMYRILSKTVYKDVKIDTDIEIGNPMTVNLEDYEKMGAHAVGFSLDYSATLGGGPNGGLAFVYFMAGGDAGSGYVYGYTGGNTGFEASIGVSKFYAKFVDKELKDNFNAAGYAGKSSGHGFGVGVWGYSKSWGNRTNDGELWPGQKSKTTWVTISNGAAYGEMGGKVFWSNYKILKKVF